A single window of Gossypium hirsutum isolate 1008001.06 chromosome A10, Gossypium_hirsutum_v2.1, whole genome shotgun sequence DNA harbors:
- the LOC107949257 gene encoding dCTP pyrophosphatase 1, translating to MGEEKENAQEGVVDISLKDLSKKLEDFARVRDWEKYHSPRNLLLAMVGEVGELSEIFQWRGEVDKGLPNWEESEKEHLGEELSDVLLYLIRLSDICGIDLGDAASRKLVKNAIKYPPPPPNVL from the exons ATGGGAGAAGAGAAAGAGAATGCACAAGAGGGAGTGGTTGACATTAGTCTCAAGGATCTCTCAAAGAAGCTTGAGGATTTTGCCAGGGTCAGAGATTGGGAGAAATACCACAGTCCTAGGAATCTACTTCTTGCTATG GTTGGAGAAGTAGGGGAGCTATCAGAGATATTCCAATGGAGAGGAGAAGTGGACAAAGGGTTGCCAAATTGGGAGGAATCAGAAAAAGAACATCTTGGGGAAGAACTTTCAGATGTACTTTTGTACCTCATTAGATTGTCGGATATTTGTGGCATTGATCTTGGTGATGCTGCTTCAAGAAAACTTGTTAAGAATGCCATCAAATATCCACCACCACCGCCCAATGTTTTATGA